A window of Mucilaginibacter paludis DSM 18603 contains these coding sequences:
- the bla gene encoding class A beta-lactamase, subclass A2: MSKAFFYFPLVLGVFAFSNVSAQITALHAKIDSIARDARGTVGFAMLNIESRDTLSYHGNMHLPMQSVMKFPIAITVLHDIDEGQFTLNQLIHIDKSDLPKTYSPLRDKYPEGNVDISISELLSYMVSLSDNNACDILLKTLGGPEVVDQYMHSFGIKQIAVKASEFQMAQGWDVQFTNWVEPKTMVRLLDIATKPNFLSKASHDYLWKIMEATSTGPNQIKDLLPVGTIVAHKTGRSGTNDQGISAATNDIGLITLPNGKHLAIAIMITNSTADLTTRESVIARIAKAAYDDAILK, translated from the coding sequence ATGTCAAAAGCGTTTTTCTATTTCCCTTTAGTGCTCGGCGTTTTTGCCTTTTCAAATGTTAGTGCCCAGATAACCGCACTGCATGCTAAAATAGACTCGATAGCCAGGGACGCCAGGGGCACGGTAGGTTTTGCCATGCTTAATATAGAAAGCCGGGACACGCTATCCTATCATGGCAACATGCATTTGCCTATGCAAAGCGTGATGAAGTTTCCTATCGCCATTACTGTTTTACATGATATAGATGAGGGCCAGTTTACTTTAAACCAGTTGATCCATATCGATAAAAGTGATCTACCTAAAACTTATAGCCCCTTGCGTGATAAGTATCCTGAAGGCAATGTTGATATTTCAATCAGCGAGCTATTGAGCTATATGGTATCCCTTAGCGATAACAACGCCTGCGATATCTTGCTCAAAACATTGGGTGGCCCCGAAGTGGTAGATCAGTATATGCATAGCTTTGGCATTAAACAGATCGCTGTTAAAGCATCCGAGTTCCAGATGGCACAAGGTTGGGATGTGCAGTTTACCAATTGGGTTGAGCCAAAAACGATGGTGCGTTTACTGGATATTGCTACTAAACCAAATTTCCTTTCCAAGGCCAGCCACGACTATTTGTGGAAAATAATGGAAGCAACCAGTACCGGGCCAAATCAAATTAAAGACCTATTGCCGGTTGGTACAATAGTGGCTCACAAAACGGGCCGCTCCGGCACTAACGATCAGGGAATTTCGGCAGCTACTAATGATATAGGCTTAATCACCTTACCCAACGGGAAGCATTTAGCGATAGCCATCATGATCACAAACTCCACTGCCGATCTAACTACCCGCGAATCGGTCATTGCACGAATAGCGAAGGCAGCTTATGATGATGCTATTTTAAAGTAA
- the hisIE gene encoding bifunctional phosphoribosyl-AMP cyclohydrolase/phosphoribosyl-ATP diphosphatase HisIE: MNIDFNKSDGLVPVVIQDEQTLEVLMLGYMNQEAYEKTVQENIVTFFSRSKSRLWTKGETSNNFLHVKSIAVDCDNDTLLIKVKADGPTCHTGSRSCFNTSYNHNFIFELQNVINDRYDNPVETSYVNKLRNKGLNKIAQKVGEEGVETVIAALAETEADLINEASDLVFHLLVLLREKNLNLEVIAKNLESRHK, encoded by the coding sequence ATGAATATTGATTTTAATAAAAGCGACGGTTTGGTACCTGTAGTGATACAAGATGAGCAAACTTTGGAAGTGCTGATGCTGGGTTACATGAACCAGGAAGCATACGAAAAAACTGTTCAGGAAAACATCGTTACTTTTTTTTCCAGGTCTAAAAGCCGCCTATGGACCAAAGGCGAAACCAGCAATAACTTTTTACATGTTAAAAGTATAGCTGTTGATTGCGATAACGATACCCTGCTGATCAAAGTTAAGGCTGATGGCCCCACCTGCCATACCGGTTCGCGCAGTTGCTTCAATACTTCATATAACCATAACTTTATATTTGAATTACAGAACGTTATCAACGATAGGTATGATAATCCGGTTGAAACTTCTTACGTAAACAAACTCCGTAACAAGGGATTAAATAAAATAGCGCAAAAGGTTGGCGAAGAAGGTGTTGAAACGGTAATTGCAGCTTTGGCCGAAACGGAAGCCGATTTGATTAACGAAGCATCCGACCTGGTATTTCACCTGTTGGTGCTGCTTCGCGAAAAGAACCTGAACCTGGAAGTGATTGCCAAAAACCTGGAATCGAGGCACAAATAA